The window ACCAATTTCCAATCGCGGTCTCAGTCACGTCACATAGAAGCCCGTCTATGTACTCATGACCTAGCTTCTCAAACATGTAAAGGGCGACCTGACACAATTTGATAAGCTCCACAACAGATTGATGGAACGAAATCCTGTCGCTAGTTTTATACAGCTGCTGGAACTTGGCCTGAGTCGCCTCCGTGGGGTCCACGAGGGCCAAGCCAGAGCGGCCAGAGCAGGACAGGCGTTTCAGGTTCTCGTTGATGATGAACAACTGCCGATGCTTTCGCACGTCTCCATCGGGAACGGGGATGACGGTAAGGGCAGAGGGGAAGCTGCTCAGATTTGCAACCAGTAGCTCTCCGAGATGCGTCTCCTTCGGCCGGGCGTGGTGTTGGTGCGCAGCCTTGAAGTAGACTCGTAGCCTTGGAGACCAGAGGTCCTCATCCTCAGGAACAGCCAGGACTCCGACGATGATGGAATGGGCCTCATCTCCGGTGTAGGTTGCGATGACAAGGGTAGGAGATTGCCTGGAGCAAGCCCATTGTTCGACGATGTACAATTCGAATCCTCGAAGGACGCTTCGACGCTCGAGGACCGCAACATGTGGATCGTCCTCGAGGAACCTATGCCACCAGCGTCAGCATACCTTCCGCCTGAAATGCGCGCCCGAAAAACCGCACCTGAAGGCAACTGGGTCGGGTAAGACAATGTTCCGCCATGTGATGGCAGGGCCAGGCGATGACGAGACCACGCGATCATTCACCGGCCTTTCCAGATGTGTCGACGTCCCATCCGCGGGAGCCGGCCTCAATGAGGGCTGGGCGGATCCCTTGCGATAAAGGAGAGGCTCATCCTCTCGACGAAGTCTGCCTTCCTGGGACAGGGGAGGCATGAGACTCATGGGTGATGTAGTGTCGTCTGCCGGTGCGGCAGTCGCGGATAAGCTAGGCGACGAGCATCCTTGGGATTCAGCAACAATGGCAGCCACCCAAAGGAGCTCGTCACGGCCGTGATTATATGCGCTGTGTGAATGGCACGCCGGTTACAGGCGCCTTGGTCATTTCACACGCGCGCAGGGTGGCGGAGAGGGCATGTGATGCAAGAGGATGTGGCACAATGATGAAGGAGAGCCGATAGCGGGGTGTCGCGTTGAGCAACGAGGATATCGTATATCGGGTCCGTTTATGAAGCGGGGCTTTGGGACTACTGTACTtccttgtactgtacttacagtaccgtacggggtacaagcattactaagtacttggtattaAGTACGGTAATTAACCgaagtgctgtaagtacagtacggagtactacttgtaGGTACGTGGCCGACACTGCACCCACGTACAAGtgtactacagtaggtacctggtcGTTGCGGATTctctgtattacttacagtacatgttcagtacggagtacaggtagcGTTTGCTCTGTTGCTCAAGTATTGTAGGTGCAGTGGTCCTGCGTACTAGGTatacttgagtaagtacagtttGCGGCAGTGCTTGTTCTGCTTACATGCATACTGCTAATTTCACCGCATACGGTTAATTGTATGGCTTTGATTCAGTCATATCAGCCACATGGGCGGCCACTTATCGATAGCGGAGAACGGTTGTCACCACCCATACCTTCTACCGAGCACctacatacagtacaccgaCTCTCTGActccttcgacgacgacctaGTCTTTCCGCCCCCTACCTCGAACCATTTGCCCTGTCGCTCGATGCCGACCCGATATACCCAGAGATTACTGTTCTAAACCAATGACTTAACGCGAATCTATAGGAAAATATCAATCGTTTGTTTTGTGTGACCTCGCCTAGGTCGCTCGTATGTGCCACTGCCATGGCTGGGGCTGAAGACTCGCCATTCCCGCCGCTTCTTAACGAGCTGGCCCGTGTTCGAAGATCGAATCTCACGGCGGCGATCGGAGATGTGGACAAGATCATAGGCCTCCTGATGGCTGCGCGGGATCAAGTCGCTGCTGGTACGCTAACCCCATCATGGTTGAGTCTTCAGCACCGTCACTAACCGTTGAAAGATGACGACGCCCACAAGATCggcatggcgatgacgacgcttCAGAATCCCGTCAAGGCTCAGTTGGAAGCCATAAACAATGATCTGAAGGAGGTCACCAAGGCCCAGAAGGCCTTTGGCAAAGCACTCGACAAGGTCCGTGATTCTGACCAAAGGCATCtggtggtgacgacgacgctgactCTAGCAGGCTCTCCCACAGCGAGACCTCCCCATGGAGACGGACGCGATGGCGGATCATCCAGCACTCATAAACCGGGCCCTGGCCATGCATCTCCTACGCGAGGGCCAATTCTCAGTCGCCTCTACATTTCTACGAGAGGAGCAGCAACAGCGGGAGCAGAAGGAAACAGCGACCATGTCCCAACTCCTGCAACGAAGGGACGAAGATGGCGACAACAGCATGACCAaggacgacgaaggcgatgCCGAAATGCAAAGCCTGCATTCCGAAGACTTGCAGGACAAGTTTTCTGAAATGTACAGCATCCTGGCGGAACTGAAGCAGCGAAACCTCACTCCGGCAATACGATGGGCTCGGCTCAACAACGGCAGGCTGGAAGGTAAGGGAAGCAACCTCGAGTTTGAACTGTGCAAGCTGCAGTACATATGGCTCTTCAAGGGTCATGCTCAGAACGGCCTGCCAGACGACAGCAGCAACGGGAAGCTTGGCGCGCTGGCGTATGCCCAGAAGCACTTTGCCCCTTTTCAGAGACGGCACCTAAAGGAGATTCAGCAACTCATCTGCGCAATGCTATTTGCCCCCAACATCGAATCGTCACCCTACCGGCACATCTTCGAAATCAACTCGGCGTTCGAAGACGTCGCCACATCCTTCACCCGTGAATTCTGCTCGCTGCTCGGCCTAGCCGCCGAATCGCCGCTGTACGTGGCTGTCACGGCAGGATCTATCGCGTTACCGCGCCTAATAAAATACACGACCTACatgaaggagaagaagacggaGTGGACGACGGAGAATGAGCTCGCGTTTGAGACGCCCCTTCCGGAATCCATGATATACCACCCCATCTTCGTATGTCCCGTCAGCAAGGAGCAGACAACCGAGTCGAATCCTGCCATGATGCTCCCGTGCGGACACGTCATCTGCCGCGACAGCCTGCACAGAATAGCGAAAGGCTCTCGCTACAAATGTCCTTATTGTCCGACCGAGGGACATTTGCGGGATGCCACGATGATAACCCTCTGAGCAGCGCGCCTGGTCTCTCACGAGAACATATCCCCTCCCTTGTGTGTCAAGTACACTGTGTATTACATACTTGTTTTATCGAGCTCGCATTTTCAGCAGCTCGCATTTGCTGGAGCGCGAGGTGCTTAGGGGCCATGGTGAAGTCTCAGCGACGCCAAGCAACGTGCTCGGCTTGGATTGTAGGCAACAGCGGAATTATTTCGACACATTTTCACGCCTGACTTGGGAAGTATTCTCTTGAACGTGGAGCTATGGGTGGACAGCACGgcctgcactccgtaatcCGTACGTGAATCGTGACTTGGGTCGAACACTTACCATCGACTTGGTCTCAAGTCGCAACTGCTTGTACAAGGGAGGGCTGCATGTCCGAGCACAACCACTGCTGTAGTCATGCGACGCAGAAGGACAACAAAAGTAGGCATAAGTGAGCACGAATGCTGTTTGATTCTCATTCAAGGGAGCGAAATCTACACCTAAGGAAATGGGAAGCAAAGTATAGTCCCGAATTCCTAGACACGTTTTCCAACATCCCCGAGACGAGGGTCATTCAAGCGTCAAGCCCTAGCAAATGGCTGACGTACACTACTTTGTAAGCCTCTCCTCGACGCAGCTGAATCCACCTACAGTGCATCCACCATCACTCCCGCACGCTGTCCGCTCATGGGGGCAAACACGTGCGAGTTTCGACATTAGTTCCATACCCGCATGTATGGAACGAAAGTAAAGGTGACGGGACCGCAACCGCAGACCTATGCTGCCGTAGCACGAACCATCATCCGGAAACAGCTCCACCGCGAGCTGGGGGTTAAAAAAATGCAAGGCGGAAACTGTTGTTGGGCGGCCAGTACTGCGAACCAGCGCTGTCGACAAGGCGCACCAAACAACAACAGTCCTTGTGGGAATCAATTGAGTTTTCTCCTCGTAAAATTCGTATCTTTGTACATTTGCAGATGTGCCAGAAATGCGACTGCGAGATTCAATGGAGATCCATTTTAATCGATGGTCATCCGGCTCGGGAGCTGGGGCTTCACGTCGTGCAAGCTGATGGAGTGGGTGTCGGGCTTCTCCTCCACCCTTCGAGAATGTTGCAGGTGTGCCTTCAGGCCCTTGTCAAAGTTCTGGAGGCAAACGATGGCATTGGCGATGGTGAGAATGATTAGAAGGATGGTGatgacggcaaaggcggTGAGGGACTTGCGCACGGCCTCGTAGGATGCCCGGTGGGCAGGCTGGTAGATGCGAACAAGCTTGAAGATGAAGTACGACAGGGCTCCGAGGTAGAGGATGATGGTGACAACCATGCCCAGCTTGTTCTCCTTGCGAGTGAAGTATGC of the Drechmeria coniospora strain ARSEF 6962 chromosome 01, whole genome shotgun sequence genome contains:
- a CDS encoding regulator of gluconeogenesis Rmd5 produces the protein MAGAEDSPFPPLLNELARVRRSNLTAAIGDVDKIIGLLMAARDQVAADDDAHKIGMAMTTLQNPVKAQLEAINNDLKEVTKAQKAFGKALDKQALPQRDLPMETDAMADHPALINRALAMHLLREGQFSVASTFLREEQQQREQKETATMSQLLQRRDEDGDNSMTKDDEGDAEMQSLHSEDLQDKFSEMYSILAELKQRNLTPAIRWARLNNGRLEGKGSNLEFELCKLQYIWLFKGHAQNGLPDDSSNGKLGALAYAQKHFAPFQRRHLKEIQQLICAMLFAPNIESSPYRHIFEINSAFEDVATSFTREFCSLLGLAAESPLYVAVTAGSIALPRLIKYTTYMKEKKTEWTTENELAFETPLPESMIYHPIFVCPVSKEQTTESNPAMMLPCGHVICRDSLHRIAKGSRYKCPYCPTEGHLRDATMITL